One Candidatus Nitrososphaera evergladensis SR1 genomic window carries:
- a CDS encoding hemerythrin domain-containing protein, with protein sequence MSTRELVQDHVTIRRIRDIAQKCSDRLYAGDHIPLEEIEIISVVIEEFVDAFHHGKEEKAYFPANERKNNEYAEEVRKFKIEHEFGRRVARMMLRSLKEWKNGVGDRREPVARFLRTYAAFVTDHTGKEERFFEMVEEAKSISSEEDRQILLHYKECRNDVGGSARVQELSRLVEYLEEREWMGRKK encoded by the coding sequence ATGAGCACCCGGGAGCTTGTGCAGGACCATGTCACTATCAGGCGCATACGCGACATTGCGCAGAAATGCTCTGACAGGCTGTACGCCGGCGACCACATCCCGCTTGAGGAGATCGAGATCATCTCTGTAGTCATTGAAGAGTTTGTAGACGCATTCCATCACGGCAAGGAGGAAAAGGCGTACTTTCCGGCAAACGAGCGCAAAAATAACGAATACGCAGAAGAGGTGCGCAAGTTCAAGATAGAGCACGAGTTTGGAAGGAGGGTCGCAAGGATGATGCTTCGCAGCCTAAAAGAGTGGAAGAATGGGGTTGGCGACCGGAGGGAGCCCGTTGCGCGGTTTTTAAGGACGTACGCCGCGTTTGTCACCGACCATACCGGCAAGGAGGAGAGATTCTTTGAGATGGTCGAGGAGGCAAAGAGCATATCAAGCGAGGAAGACAGGCAGATTCTGCTCCACTACAAAGAGTGCAGAAACGACGTGGGCGGAAGCGCAAGGGTGCAGGAATTGTCAAGACTTGTGGAATACCTGGAAGAAAGGGAGTGGATGGGGAGGAAAAAATGA
- a CDS encoding AAA family ATPase: protein MATTELDNNGSSSQEVIYLDWNNALDVLEKAYKAGLFVLIIGPKGTGKTTLVRKFASAMEKELYSVNFSLRTRESHLVGTRTIDKGQINFVEGVLVKSMKEGTMLYLDELNAAEADVLLRLDEALDDRRQLVLKEAEGQLVKASPDWFVIATINPLSHVGTKELPPQLLSRFPVRMRLDYPPEDLELEIVKRHVKMDNDDGKMRDVKHAIQLARSLRDAAAVEELYYSPSLRETIAFAKMLNAGLSGRQAAEVVYANAYDQWGQVEYQKVLDMITSIFGDK, encoded by the coding sequence ATGGCAACGACTGAACTGGACAACAACGGCAGCAGCAGTCAGGAGGTCATTTATCTTGACTGGAACAATGCCTTGGACGTGCTTGAAAAAGCCTACAAGGCCGGGCTTTTTGTGCTCATCATCGGCCCCAAGGGGACCGGCAAGACCACGCTTGTGCGCAAGTTTGCCTCGGCGATGGAAAAAGAGCTTTATTCCGTAAACTTTTCGCTCAGGACAAGGGAGTCGCACCTTGTCGGCACGAGGACCATTGACAAGGGGCAGATAAATTTTGTCGAAGGCGTGCTGGTAAAATCGATGAAGGAAGGAACGATGCTGTACCTTGACGAGCTAAACGCCGCCGAAGCTGATGTCCTTTTGCGCCTTGACGAGGCCCTTGACGACAGGCGCCAGCTGGTGCTCAAGGAGGCCGAGGGCCAGCTTGTCAAGGCATCGCCGGACTGGTTCGTGATTGCAACGATAAACCCGCTTTCGCACGTGGGGACAAAGGAACTGCCGCCTCAGCTCTTGAGCAGGTTCCCGGTGAGGATGAGGCTTGACTATCCGCCAGAAGACCTGGAGCTGGAGATAGTAAAGAGGCACGTCAAGATGGACAACGATGACGGCAAGATGCGCGACGTCAAGCACGCAATCCAGCTTGCAAGGAGCCTGCGCGATGCGGCAGCCGTTGAAGAGCTGTATTACAGCCCGTCGCTCCGGGAGACCATAGCATTTGCCAAGATGCTAAACGCAGGGCTTTCAGGCAGGCAGGCTGCCGAGGTTGTGTACGCAAACGCGTACGACCAGTGGGGCCAGGTGGAATACCAGAAGGTGCTGGACATGATAACCTCTATCTTTGGCGACAAGTGA